In Methanobacteriales archaeon HGW-Methanobacteriales-1, one DNA window encodes the following:
- the tfe gene encoding transcription factor E, whose product MMKDPLVQELLYEVINEEEEGSINIIECLIEGKVTDEEIAEYTELRLNIVRRVLYKLYDAGLASYKRSKDPETQWYTYTWKFETERVEEMIKRKHDEIVSNLKSILEYEENNMFFVCKTSDCRCTFDEASENGFICPKCDGEMEFVDNVPIIEQIKEELHLYDGHEVDFGAENS is encoded by the coding sequence ATGATGAAAGATCCGCTAGTTCAAGAGCTGCTTTATGAAGTCATCAACGAAGAAGAAGAAGGTAGTATAAATATTATCGAGTGCTTAATTGAAGGCAAAGTAACTGATGAAGAAATTGCTGAATATACTGAATTAAGACTAAATATAGTCCGAAGAGTTCTTTACAAACTTTATGATGCAGGTTTAGCCAGTTACAAAAGAAGTAAGGACCCAGAAACACAATGGTATACTTACACCTGGAAATTTGAAACAGAACGTGTTGAAGAAATGATAAAGCGTAAGCATGATGAGATAGTTTCTAATCTAAAATCAATATTAGAATACGAAGAAAATAACATGTTCTTTGTATGTAAAACCAGTGATTGCAGATGTACCTTTGATGAAGCATCTGAAAATGGATTTATTTGTCCAAAATGTGACGGAGAGATGGAATTTGTGGATAATGTTCCCATTATAGAACAAATCAAAGAAGAACTCCATCTTTATGATGGACATGAAGTAGATTTTGGGGCTGAAAATTCCTAA
- the comA gene encoding phosphosulfolactate synthase: MNAFGFLAPFRLEKPRTDGITMVLDKGLGLKTAEDLMEISGNYVDFLKFGWGTVSIHNKKIIQNKIDMYDFYGADAYPGGTLFELAYIQKKIPEYFEEAYSLGFKALEISDGSIDLPLEDRLSYISEAKDKGFKVISEVGKKDPEKDLKLTLKGRISLIKMDLEAGAENVIIEARESGQNIGIFDKNGNVKEDEVDYLLNNLPSEKIIWEAPQKSQQVYFILKIGSEVNLGNIPPEEITSLETMRRGLRGDTLGKVNL; encoded by the coding sequence ATGAATGCATTCGGATTTTTAGCACCATTTAGACTTGAAAAACCTCGTACTGATGGTATTACTATGGTATTAGATAAAGGACTAGGTTTGAAAACAGCAGAAGACTTAATGGAGATATCTGGAAATTATGTTGATTTTCTGAAATTTGGATGGGGAACTGTATCCATCCATAATAAAAAGATTATCCAAAATAAAATCGACATGTATGATTTTTATGGAGCAGATGCCTATCCCGGAGGAACTCTTTTTGAACTGGCCTATATCCAAAAAAAGATTCCAGAATACTTTGAAGAAGCATATAGTCTTGGTTTCAAAGCATTAGAAATATCAGATGGGTCCATTGATCTTCCTTTAGAAGACAGATTATCATATATTTCTGAAGCTAAAGATAAAGGTTTTAAAGTAATTTCTGAAGTGGGAAAAAAAGATCCTGAAAAAGATCTAAAACTCACACTTAAAGGCCGAATTAGTCTAATAAAAATGGATTTAGAAGCAGGTGCAGAAAATGTTATTATTGAAGCCAGAGAAAGCGGACAGAACATCGGCATATTTGATAAAAATGGGAACGTAAAGGAAGATGAAGTCGATTATTTATTGAATAATCTACCCTCTGAAAAGATAATTTGGGAAGCACCTCAAAAAAGTCAGCAGGTTTATTTCATATTAAAAATCGGTTCTGAGGTTAACTTAGGAAATATCCCTCCTGAAGAAATAACATCGCTAGAAACCATGCGTAGAGGCCTTAGGGGAGATACCTTAGGAAAAGTAAATCTCTAA
- a CDS encoding gamma-glutamyl ligase yields MSKNNSNSINGKKYIAKPVQTNYIRPDQSLDIIIETAGPFLENHDFLVISETPVSISQGRLVDESNFKPSLKAIFLADVWSKYIWGYFLGPLLRIKKRTIGNLRKLPSESRSHKEVVLKYYGLKHALKPASEAGIDLSNVPGTMVSLLPANPEQVARELSEQIKKKWRKDVLVIIIDTDVTYQLAGKKFTCLPIALDGIKSNTGIFGYLMGRFGKIAGPTPLGASSKISVQKALEIATIAENYQKSLEGHLETVYSMKNEFGENINHITIDMLDSITHTPAVIVKKV; encoded by the coding sequence TTGAGTAAAAATAATTCCAATTCAATTAATGGTAAAAAATATATTGCAAAGCCAGTGCAGACGAATTACATACGTCCTGATCAAAGCCTGGACATAATTATTGAAACAGCTGGGCCTTTTTTAGAGAATCATGATTTTTTGGTCATATCTGAAACACCAGTATCCATTTCACAGGGTCGTTTAGTTGATGAATCTAATTTCAAGCCTTCTTTAAAGGCCATATTTTTAGCGGATGTGTGGTCCAAATACATATGGGGTTATTTTCTAGGCCCTCTCCTTAGAATAAAAAAAAGAACCATTGGAAACCTTAGAAAACTGCCCTCCGAATCAAGATCACACAAAGAAGTCGTTTTAAAATATTATGGTCTCAAACATGCTTTAAAACCAGCATCTGAAGCTGGAATAGATTTAAGTAATGTTCCCGGGACGATGGTTTCACTTTTACCCGCAAATCCAGAACAAGTCGCCAGAGAATTATCCGAACAAATAAAAAAAAAATGGAGAAAAGACGTTTTAGTGATAATTATTGATACAGATGTTACTTATCAATTAGCTGGGAAAAAATTTACTTGTTTACCTATTGCCCTAGATGGAATTAAATCAAATACGGGGATTTTTGGATATTTAATGGGTAGATTTGGTAAAATTGCAGGGCCTACACCATTAGGAGCTTCTTCTAAAATCTCAGTTCAAAAAGCACTGGAAATTGCCACTATTGCTGAAAATTATCAAAAATCATTAGAAGGACATTTGGAAACAGTTTATAGCATGAAAAATGAATTTGGAGAAAATATTAATCATATAACTATAGATATGTTAGATTCTATTACACATACTCCTGCAGTAATTGTAAAAAAAGTGTGA